In a single window of the Paenibacillus sp. MMS20-IR301 genome:
- the kdpC gene encoding potassium-transporting ATPase subunit KdpC: protein MRNSIQSIDSVQTNDSVQSNHSGSSSSSVAEEQPASSKGIYLFTIVRLSAVFIILCGIAYPLASTALAQVLMPAQANGSLLKNAAGETVGSELIGQSFSNPALFQSRVSSIEYKAEASGSNNYGPSNPDMLQRTAGSIARWKLDNPDVPVSGLPVDLITNSGSGLDPHISPAAALVQIPRISRLSGIPAEQLKALVTGHTEGRDLGLFGEARVNVLKLNLALTELAAK from the coding sequence ATGAGGAATTCCATACAATCCATTGATTCTGTACAAACCAATGATTCCGTGCAATCCAATCATTCCGGCAGCAGCAGTAGTTCGGTTGCCGAGGAGCAGCCGGCATCGTCAAAAGGCATTTATCTCTTCACCATTGTGCGTCTCAGTGCCGTGTTCATTATACTGTGCGGAATAGCCTATCCGCTTGCCTCTACAGCGCTCGCTCAGGTGTTGATGCCTGCGCAGGCGAACGGAAGCCTGCTGAAGAACGCTGCAGGCGAGACTGTCGGTTCGGAGCTGATCGGGCAGAGCTTCAGTAATCCGGCGCTGTTCCAGAGCCGGGTATCCAGTATTGAATACAAAGCGGAAGCCTCCGGCTCGAATAACTATGGACCGTCGAATCCTGACATGCTGCAGCGCACAGCCGGTTCCATTGCCCGGTGGAAGCTGGATAATCCGGATGTGCCGGTAAGCGGGCTGCCGGTGGACCTTATTACGAACTCCGGTTCCGGGCTTGACCCGCATATCTCCCCGGCAGCGGCGCTGGTGCAGATTCCGCGGATCAGCCGACTGAGCGGAATTCCCGCTGAGCAGTTGAAGGCGCTGGTCACCGGGCATACTGAAGGCCGCGATCTTGGATTGTTCGGGGAAGCGCGGGTGAATGTGCTTAAGCTGAATCTGGCTTTAACGGAACTAGCCGCGAAGTAA
- the kdpB gene encoding potassium-transporting ATPase subunit KdpB yields MSTVQRKKLLTTPILLSAARNSFLKLNPVTLMKNPVMFVVETGTVIVLLMVLIPGYFNAEASIGFNITVFLILLFTVLFANFAEALAEGRGKAQADSLKKTKQDITANKLAGTAVKQVPAAELRKGDTVIVSQGELIPGDGEVIEGLASVDESAITGESAPVIKEAGGDFGSVTGGTRVVSDQIKVRITSDPGESFLDRMISLVEGAKRQKTPNEIALNTLLISLTIIFLIVVVTLRPIAGYTGVELEIPVLIALLVCLIPTTIGGLLSAIGIAGMDRVTRFNVLAMSGKAVEAAGDINTMILDKTGTITFGNRMASEFVTAGGESAAELAAWAAVSSLKDETPEGRSVLELAKKLNLSYDAKLAEGGEFIEFRAETRMSGIDLQDGRSVRKGAVDSVKKWVLSQGGDVPGDLDNNAAAIARLGGTPLAVAVDSRIYGLIYLKDTVKPGMKERFGELRSMGIKTIMCTGDNPLTAATIAREAGVDDYIAESTPEDKIAVIRREQNEGKLVAMTGDGTNDAPALAQADVGLAMNSGTAAAKEAANMVDLDSDPSKIIEVVAIGKQLLMTRGALTTFSIANDIAKYFAIIPAMFTLAIPEMDALNVMGLGSPSSAIISALIFNAVIIPLLIPLAMRGVSYKPMSSTKLLARNIVVYGLGGVIVPFAGIKLIDLLVRIWI; encoded by the coding sequence ATGAGTACTGTACAAAGAAAAAAACTGTTGACCACCCCTATACTCCTGAGTGCTGCAAGAAACAGCTTCCTGAAGCTGAACCCGGTCACCCTGATGAAAAATCCGGTCATGTTCGTAGTTGAGACAGGGACAGTAATCGTGCTGCTGATGGTGCTGATCCCGGGGTATTTCAATGCCGAGGCTTCTATCGGCTTCAATATTACCGTGTTTCTAATCCTGTTGTTTACGGTGCTGTTCGCCAACTTTGCCGAGGCATTAGCCGAAGGGCGGGGCAAGGCACAAGCCGATTCGCTTAAAAAAACAAAGCAGGATATCACCGCCAATAAGCTTGCGGGAACGGCGGTTAAGCAAGTCCCGGCTGCGGAGCTGCGCAAAGGTGATACCGTAATTGTGAGCCAGGGCGAGCTGATTCCCGGCGACGGTGAAGTGATTGAAGGACTGGCTTCTGTGGATGAGTCGGCGATTACCGGGGAATCGGCACCGGTCATTAAGGAAGCCGGAGGTGACTTCGGCTCCGTTACCGGCGGTACGCGCGTCGTCAGTGATCAGATTAAAGTACGGATCACCAGTGATCCCGGCGAGTCGTTCCTCGACCGGATGATCTCACTGGTGGAGGGGGCTAAACGCCAGAAGACGCCGAATGAAATCGCACTGAACACCTTGCTCATCAGCTTGACGATTATTTTTCTGATCGTGGTGGTTACACTGCGTCCGATCGCCGGTTACACCGGGGTGGAGCTGGAGATTCCGGTATTAATCGCTCTCCTGGTCTGCCTGATCCCTACAACCATCGGCGGCCTGCTGTCGGCCATCGGGATCGCCGGGATGGACCGCGTAACCCGGTTCAATGTGCTGGCGATGTCCGGTAAAGCGGTAGAAGCCGCCGGGGATATCAACACCATGATTCTTGATAAAACGGGAACCATTACCTTCGGGAACCGGATGGCGAGCGAATTCGTCACAGCCGGCGGAGAATCCGCTGCTGAGCTTGCCGCTTGGGCGGCCGTCAGCTCGCTGAAGGATGAGACACCGGAGGGGCGCTCGGTGCTGGAGCTGGCGAAGAAGCTGAATCTCAGCTATGACGCCAAGCTGGCGGAGGGCGGAGAGTTCATTGAATTCCGGGCGGAAACGCGGATGAGCGGTATCGACCTGCAGGACGGGCGTTCAGTCCGCAAGGGTGCGGTTGATTCCGTGAAGAAGTGGGTGCTCTCACAGGGCGGAGATGTGCCGGGGGATCTGGACAATAACGCCGCGGCCATTGCCCGGCTGGGCGGCACGCCGCTTGCGGTTGCTGTAGACAGCCGGATCTACGGGCTGATCTATCTGAAGGATACGGTTAAGCCGGGGATGAAGGAGCGGTTTGGTGAGCTGCGCAGTATGGGCATCAAGACGATTATGTGTACAGGCGATAATCCGCTGACCGCCGCGACGATTGCCCGGGAAGCAGGCGTTGATGATTACATCGCTGAGAGTACACCGGAGGACAAGATTGCCGTCATCCGCCGCGAGCAGAATGAAGGCAAGCTCGTGGCCATGACCGGTGACGGCACGAACGATGCCCCGGCGCTGGCCCAGGCGGATGTGGGGCTGGCCATGAACAGCGGAACAGCCGCAGCCAAGGAAGCAGCTAATATGGTCGATCTGGACTCCGACCCTTCGAAGATCATCGAGGTTGTCGCCATTGGCAAGCAGCTGCTGATGACACGCGGGGCGCTGACAACCTTCAGCATCGCCAACGATATTGCCAAGTATTTCGCCATCATTCCGGCGATGTTCACGCTGGCGATCCCGGAGATGGATGCCCTTAATGTGATGGGCCTAGGTTCTCCAAGTTCAGCTATTATCTCAGCGCTGATCTTCAATGCTGTAATTATTCCGCTGCTTATTCCGCTGGCGATGCGCGGTGTATCCTATAAGCCGATGAGCTCAACGAAGCTGCTGGCCCGCAACATTGTCGTCTACGGGCTGGGCGGAGTCATCGTCCCGTTCGCCGGCATCAAGCTGATTGATCTGCTTGTGCGGATCTGGATTTAG
- the kdpA gene encoding potassium-transporting ATPase subunit KdpA, with product MGIIQIIAVILILVLLVKPAGTYLYHVFSNEPNRTDRIFGGTENVIYRLAGLKRRKDMSWKKYAVSFIATNIVLVAFSYIILRLQKGLPLNPGGIGNMEETLTFNTVISFITNTNLQHYSGETGVSYFSQMAVMTMLMFTSAASGFSVAVAFVRGITGRGSVGNFFEDFVKAHIRVFIPLALLVTMALVALHVPQTLKPTLEITTLEGQSQQIAIGPVASLESIKHIGTNGGGFFGANSAHPFENPSPLSNVLEILSMWLLPASLPYMYGKFAKNKRQGWMIFGAMMTLFIALLGLNYYAESAGNPAINAMGIDASQGSMEGKEVRFGIAQSALFTTVTTAATTGSVNNMHDTLTPLGSITPLALMMLNNVFGGKGVGLINMLMYAMLGVFLCGLMVGRTPEFLGRKIEAREMKLIAIAILIHPLIILVPTAAAFLTDLGQGSISNPGFHGLTQVLYEYVSSAANNGSGFEGLADNTTFWNITTGVVMLLGRYMSMIAMLAVAGSLLRKKPVPETLGTFRTDNGLFTGILIGTVLIIGALTFLPVIVLGPVAEYLTLR from the coding sequence GTGGGTATTATTCAAATCATTGCAGTTATTCTGATTCTGGTTCTGCTGGTTAAACCAGCAGGAACCTATCTATATCATGTATTCTCAAATGAACCGAACCGGACTGACCGGATATTCGGCGGAACGGAGAACGTAATCTACCGGCTGGCAGGGCTGAAGCGGCGGAAAGACATGTCCTGGAAGAAATATGCAGTCAGCTTCATTGCAACGAATATCGTGCTGGTGGCTTTCAGTTACATTATTCTGCGGCTGCAGAAGGGGCTTCCGCTCAATCCGGGCGGAATCGGTAATATGGAAGAGACACTTACGTTCAATACTGTAATCAGCTTCATTACCAACACGAATCTTCAGCATTACAGCGGTGAAACAGGTGTATCCTACTTTTCCCAGATGGCTGTGATGACGATGCTGATGTTTACCTCGGCGGCCAGCGGGTTCTCGGTTGCGGTTGCTTTTGTCAGGGGGATTACCGGACGCGGCTCGGTGGGGAACTTCTTCGAGGACTTCGTTAAGGCGCACATCCGGGTGTTCATTCCGCTTGCGCTTCTTGTAACAATGGCATTAGTTGCCCTGCATGTGCCGCAAACACTGAAGCCGACGCTGGAGATTACGACACTGGAAGGGCAGAGCCAGCAGATTGCGATCGGACCGGTTGCTTCGCTGGAGTCCATCAAGCATATCGGGACGAACGGCGGGGGCTTCTTCGGGGCCAACTCGGCGCATCCGTTCGAGAATCCGAGTCCGCTGAGCAACGTGCTGGAGATTCTCTCGATGTGGCTGCTGCCGGCTTCCCTGCCATATATGTACGGAAAGTTCGCGAAGAACAAACGCCAGGGCTGGATGATTTTCGGGGCGATGATGACCTTGTTCATAGCCCTGCTAGGACTGAATTATTATGCGGAAAGTGCCGGCAATCCGGCAATTAACGCCATGGGAATAGATGCCTCACAAGGCAGCATGGAGGGAAAAGAGGTACGGTTCGGGATTGCACAGTCTGCGCTATTCACAACGGTAACTACAGCGGCCACAACCGGCAGTGTGAATAATATGCACGACACGCTGACCCCGCTCGGCAGTATTACCCCGCTTGCGCTGATGATGCTGAATAACGTGTTTGGCGGTAAAGGTGTCGGGCTGATCAATATGCTGATGTATGCGATGCTTGGTGTATTCCTCTGCGGGCTGATGGTCGGCCGGACACCGGAATTCCTCGGACGGAAGATAGAGGCCAGGGAGATGAAGCTGATTGCGATCGCGATCCTTATTCACCCGCTGATCATTCTTGTGCCTACCGCTGCCGCCTTCCTGACCGATCTCGGTCAAGGGAGCATCAGTAACCCCGGCTTCCACGGGCTGACGCAGGTGCTGTATGAATATGTCTCCTCTGCGGCGAATAACGGTTCAGGCTTCGAGGGACTTGCCGATAATACCACCTTCTGGAATATTACTACAGGTGTGGTTATGCTGCTGGGGCGGTATATGTCCATGATTGCGATGCTGGCGGTAGCCGGTTCCCTGCTCCGCAAGAAGCCGGTGCCGGAGACACTTGGGACCTTCCGCACAGACAATGGCCTGTTCACCGGAATTCTGATCGGCACGGTGCTGATTATCGGGGCATTGACCTTCCTGCCGGTCATTGTGCTCGGTCCGGTTGCTGAATACCTGACTTTACGCTAG
- the kdpF gene encoding K(+)-transporting ATPase subunit F, whose product MTVVLAATLLLFLYLVYALIHPEKF is encoded by the coding sequence ATGACGGTCGTCCTCGCGGCAACACTGCTGTTGTTCCTCTATCTGGTGTATGCGTTGATTCATCCGGAGAAATTTTAA
- a CDS encoding response regulator transcription factor, translated as MNKPLILVVEDDKPIRKLITTTLETQGYKYHTAETGEASILETVSSQPDLMILDLGLPDMDGVDIIRKVRAWSNLPIIVVSARSEDRDKIEALDAGADDYLTKPFSVEELLARLRVSLRRIRGDSDRLMKDASVFTNGNLRIDYAAGCAMLEENEIHLTPIEYKLLCLLAKNVGKVLTHNYILHEIWGSHTYDVPALRVFMATLRKKIESTPSQPKYIQTHIGVGYRMLQVGDDSKGI; from the coding sequence ATGAATAAGCCGCTGATTCTTGTTGTCGAAGACGATAAGCCCATCCGCAAGCTGATTACGACAACCCTTGAGACGCAAGGGTATAAATACCATACGGCTGAAACCGGGGAGGCCTCTATTCTGGAGACGGTCTCCAGCCAGCCGGATCTGATGATTCTCGATTTGGGGCTGCCGGACATGGACGGTGTTGATATTATCCGCAAGGTGCGGGCGTGGTCGAACCTTCCGATCATTGTGGTCAGCGCCCGCAGCGAGGACCGGGATAAGATTGAAGCGCTGGATGCCGGGGCGGATGATTATCTGACCAAGCCGTTCAGCGTGGAGGAGCTGCTTGCCAGACTGCGGGTCAGTCTGCGGCGCATCCGCGGGGACAGTGACAGGCTGATGAAGGATGCGTCTGTGTTTACCAACGGGAATTTACGGATTGATTACGCCGCAGGCTGCGCCATGCTGGAGGAGAATGAGATCCACCTGACGCCGATTGAGTATAAGCTGCTCTGTCTGCTGGCCAAGAATGTCGGTAAAGTCCTGACCCATAATTATATCCTGCATGAAATCTGGGGCAGCCATACGTATGATGTTCCGGCACTGCGGGTATTCATGGCAACGCTGCGGAAGAAGATCGAGAGCACGCCTTCCCAGCCGAAGTATATTCAGACGCATATCGGTGTCGGCTACCGGATGCTCCAGGTTGGGGACGATAGTAAGGGGATTTAA
- a CDS encoding sensor histidine kinase KdpD codes for MAGHTPADKKRGRLKIFFGYAAGSGKTSAMLNAAHEEQRDGVQVLAGYIEPHGRPETAALLQGLELVPPREISHNGHLYTEFDLDAAIRRRPELILLDELAHTNAPGCRHKKRVQDIEELLRAGINVYATVNVEHIESLTDVITSITGMTVHDRIPDSVFDSADQVELVDIAPGDLIERLNKGKLYPDIEQRQKYESLFIPAKLIALREIALRYTADQLNRIALQIGEREDSAGFYTKEHILVCLSSAVSSKKVIRTAARMAEAQYGSFTALYVETSRTKELTAKNKAELRENLRLAEQLGAQVATVYGEDVPGQIAEYAKTSRVSKIVLGRSHNKNRWPAKSNFVDKLTAAAPNMDIYIIPDNGPSLHKQIPQYSKKPLFSLADSSKTLGILIACTVVGLWFQYLGFSEANIITVYILGVLLDAMVTQGRMYSAVTSILSVLIFNYFFTAPLFSLQAYDSGYPVTFLVMLSASFITSTLTLRVKEQARESAQKAYRTEVLLETSRKLQQAKDTPAILNETALQMVKLLDRSIIIYEVQEGELAEPLLFPKEDAPADPQSYTSSEERKVAEWVLQNNKRAGVSTDTFSAAHCLYHAVRGGEQVFAVAGIVMEQEEPLEVFEKSLMIAMLGECALALEKDKLNEKQKEISMQIQQEQLRTNLLRGISHDLRTPLTSISGNAGILIGNSKVLSETQKQELYNDIYDDSMWLINLVENLLSITRIDNGALHLNFQAELLEEVIAEAMLHVNRNKNEHVIELQLEDELLMARMDSRLIIQVLINLVDNAIKYTEAGSHITLSVKREGPMVRVEVADDGPGISPEAKVQIFEMFYTADNLRGDGRRGLGLGLALCKSIIHAHGGTIDVQDQTPRGSVFSFTLQAEEVNVHE; via the coding sequence ATGGCAGGACATACTCCGGCAGATAAAAAACGGGGCAGACTTAAAATATTTTTCGGATATGCTGCGGGTTCAGGGAAAACATCGGCGATGCTGAATGCTGCCCATGAGGAGCAGAGGGATGGCGTACAAGTCCTGGCCGGGTATATTGAACCTCACGGCAGGCCGGAAACGGCGGCTTTGCTGCAAGGGCTGGAGCTGGTGCCTCCACGGGAAATTTCCCATAACGGCCACCTGTACACTGAGTTCGACCTCGATGCCGCAATCCGCAGACGTCCGGAGCTGATTCTGCTGGATGAGCTGGCCCATACGAATGCCCCCGGCTGCCGCCACAAAAAAAGAGTCCAGGATATCGAGGAGCTGCTGCGGGCCGGGATTAACGTATACGCTACAGTGAATGTTGAGCATATTGAGAGTCTGACCGATGTCATCACTTCAATCACCGGAATGACTGTACATGACCGCATACCAGACAGCGTATTCGACAGTGCTGATCAGGTAGAACTGGTGGATATAGCACCCGGTGATCTGATTGAGCGGCTGAATAAGGGAAAGCTGTATCCGGATATAGAGCAGCGGCAAAAATACGAAAGCTTATTTATTCCAGCCAAGCTGATCGCCTTGCGGGAGATTGCCCTGCGTTACACGGCAGACCAGCTGAACCGGATTGCGCTGCAGATTGGTGAGCGGGAGGACAGCGCAGGCTTTTATACAAAGGAGCATATTCTGGTCTGCCTGTCGTCAGCCGTTAGCAGCAAGAAGGTAATCCGGACAGCAGCAAGAATGGCTGAAGCGCAGTATGGATCATTCACGGCGCTCTATGTGGAAACTTCGCGGACGAAGGAGCTGACCGCCAAGAACAAGGCTGAATTGCGGGAGAATCTGCGGCTGGCCGAGCAGCTTGGTGCACAGGTCGCTACCGTGTACGGGGAGGATGTTCCAGGGCAGATTGCCGAATATGCCAAAACCAGCCGGGTCTCCAAGATCGTCCTTGGACGCTCGCATAACAAAAACCGCTGGCCCGCTAAATCCAACTTTGTCGACAAGCTGACGGCTGCCGCCCCGAATATGGATATTTATATTATTCCGGATAATGGGCCTTCTCTGCACAAACAAATTCCGCAATATTCCAAAAAACCGCTGTTCTCTCTAGCTGACAGCAGCAAAACATTAGGAATTCTTATCGCCTGCACGGTGGTCGGTTTATGGTTCCAATATCTTGGCTTCAGTGAAGCGAATATCATTACGGTCTATATTCTAGGCGTACTGCTGGATGCGATGGTCACTCAGGGGCGGATGTATAGCGCGGTGACTTCGATTTTGAGCGTGCTGATTTTTAACTATTTTTTCACGGCACCGTTATTCTCGCTCCAGGCGTATGATTCCGGTTATCCGGTGACCTTCCTCGTCATGCTGTCTGCCTCATTCATTACCAGTACACTCACACTGCGGGTTAAGGAGCAGGCGAGGGAATCCGCGCAAAAAGCTTACCGGACCGAAGTCCTCCTCGAGACCAGCCGGAAGTTGCAGCAGGCTAAGGATACCCCGGCGATCCTCAACGAAACGGCGCTGCAGATGGTCAAGCTGCTGGACCGGAGCATTATCATCTATGAGGTGCAGGAGGGAGAACTCGCCGAACCGCTGCTCTTCCCTAAGGAGGATGCGCCGGCTGATCCGCAGAGCTATACCTCTTCTGAGGAGCGCAAGGTTGCAGAGTGGGTGCTGCAGAACAATAAACGCGCCGGAGTATCCACAGATACCTTCTCGGCAGCACATTGCCTGTACCATGCGGTACGCGGGGGTGAACAGGTATTTGCGGTTGCTGGAATTGTGATGGAGCAGGAGGAGCCGCTTGAGGTATTCGAGAAAAGCCTGATGATCGCCATGCTGGGCGAATGTGCCCTGGCACTGGAGAAGGACAAGCTGAACGAGAAGCAGAAGGAAATCTCCATGCAAATCCAGCAGGAGCAGCTGCGCACGAATCTGCTGCGGGGCATCTCCCATGATCTGCGCACTCCGCTCACCAGTATATCCGGCAACGCCGGGATTCTGATCGGCAACTCTAAGGTGCTGAGTGAGACGCAGAAGCAGGAGCTGTACAATGACATTTATGATGATTCCATGTGGCTGATTAATCTGGTTGAGAACCTGCTGTCGATTACAAGAATTGATAACGGCGCACTTCATTTGAACTTCCAGGCGGAGCTTCTGGAGGAAGTGATCGCCGAAGCGATGCTCCATGTGAACCGCAATAAGAATGAGCATGTGATTGAGCTGCAGCTGGAGGATGAGCTGCTGATGGCCAGGATGGATTCGCGGCTGATTATTCAGGTGCTGATCAACCTGGTGGATAATGCGATTAAATATACTGAGGCCGGATCACATATTACACTCTCGGTAAAGCGCGAAGGACCGATGGTAAGGGTTGAAGTCGCTGATGACGGTCCGGGCATTTCGCCGGAAGCTAAAGTACAAATATTCGAGATGTTCTACACGGCAGACAACCTGCGCGGAGACGGCAGGCGCGGCCTGGGCCTCGGGCTGGCCCTCTGCAAATCGATTATCCATGCCCATGGGGGCACAATAGATGTACAGGATCAAACACCGCGGGGGTCGGTATTCAGCTTCACCCTGCAGGCTGAGGAGGTGAATGTCCATGAATAA
- a CDS encoding AAA family ATPase has product MQPQLLFVHISDIGRLFKEQSFVLTNDFIIKLEQQRLFIERKENPYVNLWGSHISNINLIVGKNGAGKTTLLELLGSTKLRRSRLFDDPQWFALYHLEEDLFLIEGAPKLLLRELNAPSELLADTSICVKYDFRTHMMQWKSVQDTTYKAADGQEYPVSEALISLFQTKESDRLWLKSLNILDGQDNTDSFKRHYLHKPALSSTYRFMSNEYIFLEGLFTFNQAVFQISQHAGIDSDINDVNDMYSILGFSLYQDKHKMLYFTKTENDNNTKQPSRSASKWSIKELFILSYLEALIIDLANRATKYPTSHNDVHPGDLIGVETMEENTYEARKVYLFKVLNILKKTSISKIEKYEAIEFDVNIFAAILIALEEIDASLFKSRTTIRVPVQEGMHESIYGFLDLYDRFYNSYGVSYSLDVSYKYLSSGEIEFIRAFSCINDMVQVSLKDERINSVLLIMDEPDVSFHPEWSRKYIYYLKKFIEHVNSSKEIKYQILLSTHSPFIVSDIPKEHITCINVIEKDDELQRVVNEAEFGLMSNFYDIVKNDFFLGSPIGEFAHNLFKDLVKQMNGWPEYNPVEIRKVSMIISGIGEPVIRGKLQSHLEAQAIRLQESNTQKEDRRIRELEMELEQLKKKRGEKHGD; this is encoded by the coding sequence ATGCAACCACAGTTGTTATTTGTGCATATCAGCGATATCGGAAGATTATTTAAAGAGCAAAGCTTTGTCCTGACAAATGACTTCATAATCAAGTTAGAACAGCAAAGGCTATTCATTGAACGTAAAGAAAATCCATATGTAAATTTATGGGGCAGTCATATTAGTAACATCAATCTGATTGTCGGGAAAAATGGTGCCGGAAAGACAACTCTGCTTGAATTGCTGGGTTCAACAAAATTAAGAAGAAGCAGGCTTTTTGATGATCCTCAGTGGTTTGCGCTATACCATCTTGAAGAGGATCTGTTTCTAATCGAGGGGGCACCTAAGCTTCTTCTCCGTGAATTGAATGCACCTTCAGAATTGTTAGCAGATACCAGCATTTGTGTGAAGTATGACTTCAGGACACATATGATGCAGTGGAAAAGCGTACAGGATACGACGTATAAAGCGGCAGACGGACAAGAGTACCCGGTTAGCGAAGCGTTAATATCTCTGTTTCAAACGAAAGAGTCGGACCGGCTTTGGCTGAAGAGTCTTAACATATTAGACGGACAGGACAATACGGACAGCTTCAAAAGGCATTATCTGCATAAACCGGCCTTATCCAGCACTTATCGTTTCATGAGCAATGAATACATATTCCTGGAGGGATTATTTACATTTAATCAAGCTGTATTTCAAATCAGCCAACATGCCGGAATTGACTCCGATATTAATGATGTTAATGATATGTATAGTATTCTGGGTTTCTCGCTGTATCAAGATAAACATAAAATGTTGTATTTTACAAAAACGGAGAATGATAATAACACTAAACAACCCTCTCGTTCAGCTTCTAAATGGTCTATCAAAGAATTATTTATCTTATCCTATTTGGAAGCTTTGATTATAGATCTTGCAAATCGTGCAACTAAGTATCCGACATCTCATAATGATGTTCATCCTGGAGATCTGATTGGTGTTGAAACCATGGAAGAGAATACTTATGAGGCCAGGAAAGTCTATTTATTTAAAGTTCTTAATATTTTAAAGAAAACTAGTATTTCTAAAATAGAAAAATATGAAGCTATAGAGTTTGATGTGAATATATTCGCTGCTATCCTAATTGCTCTTGAGGAAATTGATGCTAGTCTTTTTAAATCTCGGACCACAATTAGAGTTCCAGTACAAGAAGGAATGCATGAGTCAATATATGGCTTTTTAGACTTATATGACCGCTTTTATAACAGCTACGGGGTATCATACAGCTTGGATGTATCTTATAAATATCTCAGCTCCGGTGAGATAGAATTCATCCGTGCATTTAGCTGCATTAATGATATGGTACAAGTTTCCCTTAAGGATGAGAGAATCAATAGCGTTCTTCTAATTATGGATGAACCGGATGTCTCGTTTCACCCCGAGTGGTCGAGAAAATATATTTACTACCTCAAAAAATTTATTGAGCACGTAAATAGTAGCAAAGAAATAAAATACCAGATTCTGTTATCTACGCATTCACCTTTTATCGTATCCGACATTCCGAAAGAACATATTACTTGTATCAATGTTATCGAGAAGGACGACGAGTTGCAGCGGGTTGTTAATGAAGCTGAATTTGGGCTCATGAGTAATTTTTATGATATTGTCAAAAATGACTTTTTCCTTGGCTCACCAATAGGAGAATTTGCACATAATCTTTTCAAGGATCTTGTGAAACAGATGAATGGATGGCCAGAGTATAATCCGGTTGAAATAAGAAAGGTAAGTATGATCATTAGCGGGATTGGTGAGCCGGTTATCCGCGGGAAACTTCAGTCCCACCTTGAAGCGCAAGCTATTCGTTTACAGGAGAGCAATACGCAAAAAGAGGATCGGCGGATAAGAGAACTCGAAATGGAACTAGAGCAGCTGAAGAAAAAGAGAGGGGAGAAACACGGTGATTAA